Proteins from a genomic interval of Medicago truncatula cultivar Jemalong A17 chromosome 3, MtrunA17r5.0-ANR, whole genome shotgun sequence:
- the LOC120579473 gene encoding coumaroyl-CoA:anthocyanidin 3-O-glucoside-6''-O-coumaroyltransferase 1 — protein sequence MDDEVKVIHQCQVSPPQGSLPSSITIPLSYLDLPWFRCPYMKRIYYYNFPHSTQHFLQTSLPILKNSLSLTLQHFFPFSSKTVFPPKPKTPYILYSQGDSISFTICESKSNFNHLISNSPKDLAISNPFAPLIPSPSILQDGTLLFPILAIQITLFPNSGLTICLTFRHEIADGKSFHHFIKYWSLLSSGNLGNSSLSLPLHNRDIIQDTKNLKQSFLEQLWNSPPKTIESTSSNNNMVRHRFILTHHQVEKLKRWIVTKSKTIGLETLHLSTFVVTCSLFWVSKVKTQSQHDTNKSIVDCVFDNDFDDNYGFGFLMDLRDHFKISTNYFGNCLGSCIVALPKRKLSGENGICEAVNSIGIEIKGLIDPLKRVEDLMFLQRIRDLDIKFQNITSVAASPKFNVYETNFGWGKPVLSEILHVENSSTFCLSSSKDEDRGIEVGMVLEAAQVKKFSDVLEAQLRDIVGLDEIISRGK from the coding sequence ATGGATGATGAGGTGAAGGTCATTCATCAATGTCAAGTGAGTCCTCCACAAGGTTCTCTTCCATCTTCAATCACAATTCCATTGAGTTACCTTGACCTTCCATGGTTTCGCTGCCCCTATATGAAAAGAATTTACTACTACAACttccctcattccacacaacaCTTCCTTCAAACTTCACTCCCAATTCTCAAAAACTCTCTTTCCCTCACTCTCCAACATTTCTTCCCTTTCTCCTCTAAGACCGTTTTTCCTCCTAAACCAAAAACCCCTTACATTCTCTACTCTCAAGGTGACTCCATCTCATTTACAATATGTGAATCCAAATCAAACTTCAACCACCTCATATCCAATTCACCAAAAGATCTTGCAATTTCAAACCCTTTTGCTCCTTTAATTCCATCACCAAGTATTTTACAAGATGGCACATTGTTGTTCCCAATATTGGCCATTCAAATCACTCTTTTTCCAAACTCTGGACTCACAATTTGTCTCACTTTTAGACATGAAATTGCGGATGGTAAatcatttcatcatttcattaaatattGGTCCTTACTTTCAAGTGGAAACTTAGGAAATTCATCTCTTTCATTACCGTTACACAATAGAGACATTATTCAAGAcacaaaaaatcttaaacaaagTTTCTTAGAACAACTTTGGAATTCTCCACCAAAAACAATAGAATCTActagtagcaacaacaacatggTTCGTCATAGATTTATATTAACACATCACCAAGTGGAAAAATTGAAGAGATGGATCGTTACAAAAAGTAAAACTATTGGTCTTGAAACACTTCATTTGTCAACCTTTGTTGTTACATGTTCTTTGTTTTGGGTATCTAAGGTAAAAACACAATCACAACATGACACAAACAAAAGTATAGTTGATTGTGTTTTTGACaatgattttgatgataattatggttttggatttttaatGGATTTGCGAGACCATTTTAAGAtttcaacaaattattttgGAAATTGTTTAGGCTCTTGTATTGTGGCACTTCCAAAGAGGAAGTTATCGGGAGAGAATGGTATATGTGAAGCAGTTAATTCTATTGGAATAGAAATTAAGGGTTTGATTGATCCACTAAAAAGGGTTGAAGATCTTATGTTTTTGCAACGTATTAGGGACTTGGATAttaagtttcaaaatataactTCTGTTGCAGCATCACCAAAGTTTAATGTGTATGAAACTAATTTTGGATGGGGGAAGCCTGTTTTGAGTGAAATTCTTCATGTGGAGAACTCAAGTACATTTTGTCTTTCAAGTTCTAAAGATGAAGATCGTGGCATTGAAGTTGGGATGGTGTTAGAGGCAGCTCAGGTGAAGAAATTTAGTGATGTCCTAGAAGCTCAACTTAGAGATATTGTGGGACTTGATGAAATTATTTCAAGGGGTAAATAG